The Diadema setosum chromosome 1, eeDiaSeto1, whole genome shotgun sequence genome has a window encoding:
- the LOC140228342 gene encoding uncharacterized protein has translation MQYFGYVPSMISGLLAQYLFLIGLMLHHDFANAIPQDPCTPKDHLGKEFVVGFLEAPPDISPQLYIVGSRRSSRVVIYTTKGNFSLDVTAYAPIKTVDLIYPDFVGSSAMLVISEHDVSVYGVDRGAQTMDSFLALPVDALGTEYYIMSYDIPTRVARDKRGSQFMVMAAHHGTSVVINFTGRATCAGQLVRSPLEVTLNRLQTITCISADEDLTGTHVVSSKPVGVVSGNRCANVPKNQRYCDHLVEQLPPVSSWDTRFITSSLNGRSGGDRFRVIASRNNTLVQTTTSAGSFILQAGEFKELEVASNLSAAIVSDYPILVMQYSKGGNIDGTGADPFMMLVPGVGQFLGEALVPTVTAATRPNLTNNFNIIIDCSSKDNLYHGIFHFPEADFVPASTATESLLGKRYCITHQGLTSRNQGLYFLEDRLSGFNSFTVLVYGYSLVGIEAYGMPAGLVLRNNSCPTPPMRIKSTPPPPAGIVCPTVGSPVPQMATRNSDVVNYNAPEFPLDHTVNDVNTEPTTGVNPNKQPTSRGNYLTVAIIIAMFSSVIIIILIIYICVLRRRLRRLMDERKALGQLRLSSMQVGPDGYIDLDGSQISQREYMTLNNTDGVWRVGKVRRVDRNLFRSFSGATGKSSSPATGQCNGKTPCVEGSFRDRRLTSTESTPQDQATATGLTRQFSITESCGGVSQSNGSTAALISLSRHGSICEETSMDSFPKLRPLAPNRCSSNRHTSVHLDSFAHGDLLQTRRQRKPLWRSVSNPGVNPFSSVHGDVKVLYEVPKNNRPLTTTGTVSSTSTHYDRPRRQRTSSEEISPAASIFLTQFPNTLSSKQDDGYMSMKDPRTSVSSQASGSHQGDVSQTSASIATSMLDKAYTSIPDENFNNANDAGDTDSTDYTELY, from the exons ATCCCTGCACTCCCAAAGACCACCTTGGCAAGGAGTTCGTAGTTGGGTTCCTTGAGGCTCCTCCAGACATCAGTCCTCAACTCTACatcgttgggtcgcgtcgcagTAGCCGAGTTGTCATCTACACGACGAAGGGCAACTTCAGCCTAGACGTTACCGCGTACGCTCCGATCAAGACCGTAGATCTTATCTATCCGGATTTTGTCGGGTCCAGCGCCATGCTTGTCATCTCGGAACACGATGTCAGCGTGTACGGCGTCGATCGCGGCGCTCAAACGATGGACTCGTTCCTCGCACTCCCCGTCGATGCACTGGGTACAGAGTACTACATCATGTCCTACGACATTCCGACACGGGTAGCGAGAGATAAGCGTGGATCACAGTTTATGGTGATGGCCGCCCACCACGGTACCAGTGTCGTCATTAATTTCACTGGAAGAGCAACGTGTGCCGGGCAACTGGTAAGATCGCCATTAGAGGTGACCTTGAACAGGCTCCAAACTATCACCTGTATCAGTGCCGACGAGGATCTGACTGGCACGCACGTGGTTTCCAGCAAACCCGTTGGCGTTGTGTCGGGGAATCGGTGTGCCAATGTACCTAAAAATCAACGTTACTGTGACCATCTTGTGGAACAGTTACCGCCAGTCAGTAGTTGGGACACCAGGTTCATCACGTCGTCTCTGAACGGGCGCTCTGGTGGAGATCGCTTCCGGGTCATTGCCTCCAGAAACAATACACTTGTTCAAACCACGACATCGGCGGGGAGTTTTATTCTGCAAGCAGGAGAGTTCAAGGAACTCGAGGTAGCATCAAACTTAAGCGCGGCCATTGTATCGGACTATCCAATACTGGTGATGCAGTACAGCAAAG GAGGAAACATTGACGGAACGGGAGCCGACCCTTTCATGATGCTGGTACCTGGTGTAGGACAATTTCTAGGGGAAGCGCTGGTACCAACCGTCACCGCGGCGACCCGCCCAAATCTCACCAACAACTTCAACATCATCATCGATTGCTCGTCAAAGGATAACCTCTATCACGGCATCTTTCATTTTCCCGAAGCAGACTTCGTGCCTGCCTCAACGGCGACGGAAAGTTTGCTTGGCAAGAGATATTGCATTACCCATCAGGGTCTCACAAGTCGGAACCAAGGGTTGTACTTCCTCGAAGACAGATTGAGCGGTTTTAATTCGTTCACCGTGCTTGTCTATGGCTATTCTCTTGTGGGAATTGAGGCATACGGGATGCCAGCTGGCCTGGTGCTCCGGAATAACTCGTGCCCCACACCGCCGATGAGGATCAAGTCAACTCCGCCCCCTCCCGCTGGCATTGTTTGCCCTACGGTTGGTTCACCCGTCCCACAAATGGCCACCAGGAATTCCGACGTTGTTAACTACAATGCCCCAGAGTTCCCCTTGGACCATACTGTCAATGATGTCAACACCGAGCCAACCACTGGTGTGAACCCCAATAAACAGCCGACGTCTCGCGGAAATTACCTCACAGTCGCGATCATCATTGCCATGTTTTCTTCAgtgattatcatcattctcATAATTTACATATGTGTGCTGAGAAGAAGACTACGGCGACTGATGGATGAGCGTAAAGCTCTTGGCCAACTTCGGCTAAGTTCAATGCAAGTTGGTCCAGATGGCTACATAGATCTCGATGGGTCGCAGATATCCCAACGAGAATACATGACACTCAATAACACAGACGGGGTATGGCGGGTGGGGAAAGTTCGTCGCGTTGATCGCAACTTGTTCAGGAGCTTCAGTGGTGCCACTGGAAAGTCATCCTCACCCGCAACTGGCCAATGCAATGGAAAGACTCCCTGTGTCGAAGGGAGCTTTCGAGACCGACGCCTAACGTCTACTGAGTCAACACCACAGGACCAGGCGACTGCCACGGGCCTCACCAGACAATTCAGCATAACCGAGTCTTGTGGCGGAGTAAGCCAATCAAACGGATCTACCGCTGCACTTATATCTCTAAGCAGACATGGGAGTATATGCGAGGAAACCAGCATGGATTCCTTTCCAAAGCTCCGCCCGCTGGCCCCAAACCGCTGCAGCAGCAACCGACACACAAGCGTTCATCTAGACTCTTTTGCCCATGGGGACTTGCTTCAAACACGTCGCCAGAGAAAACCCTTGTGGCGGAGTGTGAGCAACCCAGGAGTCAACCCTTTCTCGAGTGTTCACGGAGACGTCAAAGTGTTATACGAAGTGCCGAAAAACAATCGTCCCTTGACTACCACTGGCACTGTAAGCAGTACTTCTACACACTACGACCGACCACGGAGGCAAAGGACTAGCAGCGAGGAGATCTCGCCCGCAGCCAGCATATTCTTGACGCAGTTTCCTAACACATTGTCATCTAAACAAGATGACGGGTACATGAGTATGAAGGACCCTCGAACGTCCGTATCGAGTCAGGCTAGCGGCTCGCATCAGGGCGACGTTTCGCAGACGTCGGCTTCGATAGCAACCAGCATGCTAGACAAGGCGTACACGTCCATTCCGGACGAGAATTTTAACAATGCAAACGATGCTGGTGATACTGACTCTACGGACTACACAGAGTTGTACTGA